The following are encoded together in the Proteiniphilum saccharofermentans genome:
- a CDS encoding sulfite exporter TauE/SafE family protein: MFFYSDITPLYFVLPAIGFIVGLFGTMLGGGGGFIFLPVLTLLLHVPASVAVSTSLVATLPICALGTLGHVKQRNIAYTIAPVFLLAGVAGTFAGAAIAGRISSEELKTAFGIYAVLISGNIFYDTWKRKKKDHTAQQRRGWTKTTKGWFFGLMAGLVTGVFGASGTAPVLAGLLSLDIPLKRVVGTSLLVILVNTVFAVGAHVLVGQTDLTLVYFLTAGSALGAIAGPRLLSKSNVGSSESKVRYGYAAVMIFIGILMIIK, from the coding sequence ATGTTTTTTTATTCGGATATAACACCTCTTTATTTTGTCTTACCGGCGATCGGCTTCATAGTCGGTTTGTTTGGAACGATGCTGGGCGGAGGAGGCGGTTTTATTTTCCTGCCGGTACTCACGCTCCTGCTGCATGTTCCTGCTTCTGTTGCCGTGTCGACCTCTTTGGTGGCCACTTTACCTATATGTGCATTGGGTACACTGGGACATGTTAAGCAAAGGAACATCGCTTATACCATTGCACCGGTTTTTTTACTTGCAGGTGTAGCGGGCACTTTTGCCGGCGCTGCGATTGCCGGCCGGATCAGTAGTGAAGAACTAAAAACCGCTTTCGGTATCTATGCTGTCCTCATCTCGGGTAATATTTTTTACGACACCTGGAAAAGGAAGAAAAAAGATCATACAGCGCAACAACGGCGGGGATGGACAAAAACGACGAAAGGCTGGTTTTTCGGGCTGATGGCCGGATTGGTTACCGGCGTCTTTGGTGCCAGCGGAACCGCCCCTGTGCTGGCCGGCCTGCTCTCCTTGGACATCCCGTTGAAGAGGGTGGTCGGTACATCCCTTCTGGTTATTTTAGTCAATACCGTGTTTGCGGTAGGCGCCCACGTGCTGGTCGGACAAACCGACCTGACACTGGTATACTTTCTTACCGCCGGATCGGCACTGGGTGCAATTGCCGGTCCGCGGCTACTGTCGAAATCCAATGTGGGCAGTTCGGAGAGTAAAGTAAGATATGGCTATGCCGCCGTAATGATTTTCATAGGTATTTTAATGATCATCAAATAG